From the genome of Diceros bicornis minor isolate mBicDic1 unplaced genomic scaffold, mDicBic1.mat.cur scaffold_67_ctg1, whole genome shotgun sequence, one region includes:
- the PRSS57 gene encoding serine protease 57 produces the protein MGPRAGGPDRLLLAVATALMLTSRPPGTCGVRIIGGHEVRPHSRPYMASVRFEGQHLCGGFLLRARWVVSAAHCFSDRDPRTGLVVLGAHALRTSETTQQVLGISTAVCHPDYHPTTHANDICLLRLNSSAALGPAVGLLRLPRAGARPPKAGTLCYVDGWGSTSNFEEQPPGLMEAEVYVLALDICNSSWKGQLSPAMLCTHSGDSHRHGFCSADSGGPLVCKNRAHGLVSFSGLWCGDPKTPDVYTQVSAFVSWIWDVVRRRPHPGPPPGTPGAPAGAA, from the exons atggggcccagggcagggggcCCAGACCGCCTGCTGCTGGCCGTGGCGACTGCCCTGATGCTGACCTCAAGGCCCCCAG GCACCTGCGGGGTCCGGATCATCGGGGGCCACGAGGTGAGACCCCACTCCCGGCCCTACATGGCATCCGTGAGGTTCGAGGGCCAGCACCTCTGCGGGGGCTTCCTGCTCCGTGCACGCTGGGTGGTCTCAGCGGCCCACTGCTTCAGCGACAG AGACCCCCGCACGGGCCTGGTGGTGCTGGGGGCCCATGCCCTGCGCACCTCGGAGACCACACAGCAGGTGCTGGGCATCTCGACCGCCGTCTGTCACCCCGACTATCACCCCACGACCCACGCCAATGACATCTGCCTTCTGCGG CTGAACAGCTCTGCCGCCCTGGGTCCGGCCGTGGGGCTGCTGAGGCTGCCGCGGGCGGGCGCCAGGCCACCCAAGGCTGGGACGCTGTGCTACGTGGACGGCTGGGGCTCCACGTCCAACTTTGAGGAGCAGCCCCCGGGGCTGATGGAGGCTGAGGTCTATGTGCTGGCCCTGGACATCTGCAACAGCTCCTGGAAGGGCCAGCTGAGCCCCGCCATGCTCTGCACCCACAGCGGGGACAGCCATCGGCATGGCTTCTGCTCG gcggACTCCGGGGGGCCCCTGGTGTGCAAGAACCGGGCCCACGGCCTCGTCTCCTTCTCGGGCCTCTGGTGCGGCGACCCCAAGACCCCCGACGTGTACACGCAGGTGTCCGCCTTCGTGAGCTGGATCTGGGACGTGGTTCGGCGGCGACCCCACCCCGGCCCCCCACCCGGGACCCCTGGGGCCCCTGCGGGAGCTGCCTGA